One stretch of Alcaligenes aquatilis DNA includes these proteins:
- a CDS encoding FliC/FljB family flagellin, which yields MSVINTNSLSLVAQGNLSKSQGALGQAIERLSSGLRINSAKDDAAGQAIANRFTANVNGLTQAARNANDGISIAQTTEGSLNEINNNLQRIRTLSVQATTGTNSETDLASIQAEINQRLAEINRVSEQTQFNGVKVLAEDQSLAIQVGANDGETISVNLKKIDSETLNLKDLDVSKLAKKFDATKFEMKAASGTTSTAVPAEMGNADTVVNAAGGGTVLTQTTGATSTNYILHEGKVYAASTMTANATTNTIAVARGAEVTDKETLSLVAPLASIDAAIQDVDNLRSDLGAVQNRFESTIANLNNTVTNLSASRSRIEDADYAVEVSNMTRAQILQQAGTSVLAQANQVPQTVLSLLR from the coding sequence ATGTCTGTTATCAATACGAACTCGCTTTCCCTCGTTGCCCAAGGCAATCTGAGCAAATCGCAAGGCGCACTGGGTCAAGCCATCGAGCGTCTGTCCTCCGGCCTGCGCATCAACAGCGCCAAAGACGACGCCGCCGGCCAGGCTATTGCCAACCGCTTCACCGCTAACGTGAACGGTCTGACCCAAGCTGCCCGCAACGCCAACGACGGTATCTCTATCGCTCAGACCACCGAAGGTTCGCTGAACGAAATCAACAACAACTTGCAGCGCATCCGTACCCTGAGCGTGCAAGCGACTACCGGCACCAACTCCGAAACCGACTTGGCTTCGATCCAGGCTGAAATCAACCAGCGTCTGGCCGAAATCAACCGCGTTTCCGAACAAACTCAGTTCAACGGCGTGAAAGTACTGGCCGAAGACCAGTCCCTGGCTATCCAGGTTGGCGCTAACGACGGTGAAACCATCTCGGTTAACCTGAAAAAGATCGACTCCGAAACGCTGAACCTGAAAGATCTGGACGTTTCCAAGCTGGCCAAGAAATTCGATGCTACCAAGTTCGAAATGAAAGCTGCTTCGGGCACCACCAGCACAGCCGTTCCTGCTGAAATGGGTAACGCCGACACCGTGGTTAACGCCGCTGGCGGTGGTACTGTTCTGACTCAGACCACAGGTGCAACTTCCACCAACTACATCCTGCACGAAGGCAAGGTATACGCTGCGAGCACCATGACCGCCAACGCGACAACCAACACCATCGCTGTGGCTCGTGGCGCTGAAGTGACCGACAAAGAAACACTGTCGCTGGTTGCTCCTTTGGCATCGATCGACGCCGCTATCCAGGACGTGGACAACCTGCGCTCCGACCTGGGTGCTGTGCAAAACCGTTTCGAGTCCACCATCGCCAACCTGAACAACACGGTTACCAACCTGTCTGCTTCGCGTTCGCGCATTGAAGACGCCGACTACGCTGTCGAAGTCTCCAACATGACTCGTGCTCAGATCCTGCAACAAGCTGGTACATCGGTTCTGGCCCAGGCCAACCAAGTTCCACAAACGGTTCTGTCGCTGCTGCGTTAA
- a CDS encoding PhoX family protein: MSATPHNSALALLITMSKHISDKTVRNVSQNTPFSEILEKSLSRRAVMRGGLAAALATMTSFGLAGCDSNSTGGNSTDNGGGEKPNPGPGPDPEPPTSVKLGFESLPTSMTDGCVVPPGYIAHVLAPWGTPINDNALPWDKNGNNSSNDLLNSMGMHHDGMHFFPLEGSSTEGLLAVNHEYIDSTALHPNGPTLVNGKRPAEEVRKEINAHGVAIIHIRRSNGRWDIVQNSRYNRRFTSATAMKLAGPIGGTDWVKTPFSPNGTQVRGTNNNCGNGTTPWGTYITAEENWAACFVNTGNRPAHQQRVGVSAGPTGRYKWETAAQDPSEVLGEFARFNVTETGASATDDWRNEVNGFGYLVEIDPYDPSSIATKRTSMGRFAHEGCAYSKPEAGKPLAFYSGDDSRFEYVYRFVSDANWDPKDAQRTDRLAVGAKYLDKGTLYVARFNEDGSGEWLALTGTTPGKDGGTLSDKFKTLEEILINTRGAADFVGATPMDRPEWTATHPSNGDIYLTLTNNTSRNASTGTNAANPRLNNVNGHVIRWHDEPGSNKFKWDIFVFGSDSGADAETNRSGLTDLNQLASPDGLGFDSRGILWIQTDNGIDGGRKNNVARATNDQMLAVIPGALADSSGTGPAINANNQSDLRRFFVGPNEAEITGFSMTPDHTSLFLNIQHPVNWPAYDTHDATVASMDTVRPRSSTVVIQRADGKPIAV, from the coding sequence ATGAGCGCTACCCCCCACAACTCAGCCTTGGCGCTATTGATCACTATGAGCAAACATATCTCAGACAAGACAGTACGTAACGTCAGTCAGAACACCCCTTTCAGTGAAATTCTGGAAAAAAGCCTGTCACGCCGTGCCGTGATGCGCGGTGGTTTGGCGGCTGCCCTGGCCACCATGACCAGCTTTGGCCTGGCAGGCTGTGACAGCAACAGCACAGGTGGCAATTCCACTGATAACGGTGGCGGCGAGAAGCCGAACCCCGGTCCTGGCCCTGATCCGGAACCACCAACAAGCGTCAAACTGGGTTTTGAATCCCTGCCTACCTCCATGACCGACGGCTGTGTGGTTCCCCCCGGCTACATCGCCCACGTATTGGCTCCCTGGGGCACGCCCATCAATGACAACGCCCTACCCTGGGACAAGAACGGCAATAACAGCTCCAACGACTTGCTCAACTCCATGGGCATGCACCATGACGGCATGCACTTTTTCCCGCTGGAGGGCAGTTCTACCGAGGGCTTGCTGGCCGTCAACCACGAGTACATTGACTCAACAGCCCTGCACCCTAATGGTCCGACATTGGTCAATGGCAAGCGCCCGGCCGAGGAAGTGCGCAAGGAAATCAACGCCCACGGTGTGGCCATCATCCATATTCGCCGTAGCAATGGCCGTTGGGACATCGTTCAGAACTCGCGCTACAACCGTCGCTTTACCTCTGCCACTGCCATGAAACTGGCTGGCCCTATTGGCGGCACGGACTGGGTCAAAACCCCCTTCTCGCCCAATGGTACGCAGGTGCGCGGCACCAACAATAACTGCGGTAACGGCACCACACCGTGGGGCACGTACATCACCGCCGAAGAGAACTGGGCGGCCTGCTTTGTCAACACCGGCAATCGCCCCGCACACCAGCAGCGCGTCGGCGTATCGGCAGGCCCCACTGGCCGCTACAAGTGGGAAACGGCTGCCCAGGATCCTTCGGAAGTCCTGGGTGAATTCGCCCGCTTTAACGTAACCGAAACCGGCGCCAGTGCCACCGATGACTGGCGCAATGAAGTCAACGGCTTTGGTTACCTGGTCGAGATCGACCCGTACGACCCCAGCAGCATTGCCACCAAACGCACCTCCATGGGGCGTTTCGCGCACGAGGGCTGCGCCTACAGCAAACCCGAGGCCGGCAAACCCCTGGCTTTCTATAGCGGCGACGACTCGCGCTTTGAGTACGTCTACCGCTTCGTATCTGACGCCAACTGGGACCCGAAAGATGCCCAGCGCACCGACCGTCTGGCCGTGGGCGCGAAATATCTGGACAAAGGCACCCTGTATGTGGCCCGTTTTAACGAAGACGGCTCGGGCGAATGGCTGGCACTGACAGGCACCACCCCAGGCAAAGATGGCGGCACCTTGTCTGACAAGTTCAAAACCCTGGAAGAAATACTGATCAATACCCGTGGCGCAGCCGACTTTGTGGGGGCCACCCCAATGGATCGCCCCGAATGGACGGCCACCCACCCCAGCAATGGCGATATCTACCTGACGCTGACCAACAACACCAGCCGCAACGCGTCGACCGGCACCAACGCCGCCAACCCGCGACTGAACAACGTCAACGGTCACGTTATTCGCTGGCACGACGAACCCGGTTCAAACAAGTTCAAGTGGGACATCTTCGTATTCGGCTCGGACTCGGGTGCGGACGCAGAGACCAACCGCTCTGGCTTGACCGATCTGAACCAGTTGGCCAGCCCCGACGGTCTGGGTTTCGACAGCCGTGGCATCTTGTGGATTCAGACCGACAACGGTATTGACGGCGGTCGCAAGAACAATGTCGCCCGCGCCACCAACGACCAGATGCTGGCCGTTATCCCTGGCGCGCTAGCAGACAGCTCGGGCACTGGCCCGGCCATCAATGCCAACAATCAGTCCGATCTGCGTCGCTTCTTCGTGGGGCCAAACGAAGCCGAAATCACGGGCTTTTCCATGACACCCGACCACACCAGCCTGTTCCTGAACATTCAGCACCCAGTGAACTGGCCTGCCTATGACACCCATGACGCAACAGTGGCCAGCATGGATACGGTGCGTCCACGTTCTTCGACCGTGGTAATTCAACGTGCGGATGGTAAGCCTATTGCTGTGTAA
- a CDS encoding DUF445 domain-containing protein, with protein MSTSPSRPDSPERRLRRMKRSALALLALTICLFLLSHAMMRQGEAAPIAAFWPWLRAFSEAATVGALADWFAVVALFRHPLGLPFPHTAIIPNKKNSLGESLGVFVRDHFLDSAMLLEKLRSLDPAARLGQWLSQPEQSERVSRALQTAMGEALRLLDERSVKQALTDGVRGYLMRVDMAGSSSQILGLLTRNARHQRLLDEVLQQLGGYLSNEAVKQRVADVLVRYAQREWPKLLAMVGVVTSVDELSGKMADRLARALVDEVQTILSEPEHPLRKDYEQWVHDYIQRLGQDPELMEQVEAIKQRFLHHKDVGEYIDGVWTDVMRVVRNDLAKEDSSVAAHLRQVAQDLGTRLNTDATLRETLNEHMLSAAAGLAEQLREGAKDHIARTVRQWDDRQLVRELELTVGTDLQYIRFNGTVVGGLVGVGLHAILLLGLV; from the coding sequence ATGTCTACCTCCCCCTCTCGTCCTGATTCCCCCGAACGCCGCCTGCGTCGCATGAAGCGCAGCGCTTTGGCCTTGCTGGCGCTGACTATCTGTCTGTTCCTGCTCAGTCACGCCATGATGCGGCAAGGCGAGGCGGCACCTATCGCCGCATTCTGGCCCTGGCTGCGTGCTTTTAGCGAAGCCGCCACAGTCGGTGCGTTGGCAGACTGGTTTGCTGTCGTCGCCTTGTTCCGCCACCCGCTGGGTCTGCCGTTTCCACATACTGCGATTATTCCCAACAAGAAAAACAGCCTGGGTGAAAGCCTGGGCGTCTTTGTGCGCGACCACTTTCTGGACTCCGCCATGCTGCTGGAAAAGCTGCGTAGTCTGGACCCGGCGGCGCGCTTGGGGCAGTGGCTGTCGCAACCCGAACAAAGTGAACGTGTCAGCCGTGCCTTGCAAACCGCTATGGGTGAGGCTCTGCGTTTGCTGGACGAGCGCAGTGTCAAACAAGCACTGACCGATGGCGTACGCGGCTATTTGATGCGGGTGGATATGGCTGGCTCCAGTTCCCAGATTCTGGGGCTGCTGACACGCAATGCCCGGCACCAGCGCCTGCTCGATGAGGTCTTGCAGCAATTGGGTGGCTATCTGTCCAATGAGGCGGTCAAGCAGCGCGTGGCCGATGTGTTGGTGCGCTACGCCCAGCGTGAATGGCCCAAGCTCCTGGCCATGGTCGGAGTGGTCACGTCGGTAGATGAGCTATCGGGCAAAATGGCGGACCGTCTGGCGCGTGCCCTGGTGGACGAAGTGCAAACCATTTTGAGCGAACCCGAGCACCCTTTGCGCAAGGATTACGAGCAATGGGTACACGACTATATTCAGCGTTTGGGTCAGGACCCGGAGTTGATGGAGCAGGTGGAGGCCATCAAGCAGCGCTTTTTGCACCATAAGGATGTGGGTGAGTACATTGATGGTGTCTGGACGGATGTCATGCGAGTTGTACGCAATGACCTGGCCAAAGAGGACTCTTCTGTGGCGGCCCATCTGCGTCAGGTCGCTCAGGATTTGGGTACGCGCTTGAATACGGATGCGACGCTGCGTGAAACCTTGAATGAACATATGCTGTCCGCGGCAGCGGGCCTGGCCGAGCAATTGCGCGAGGGGGCCAAAGACCATATCGCGCGCACCGTGCGTCAATGGGATGACAGGCAACTGGTGCGCGAGCTGGAACTGACTGTAGGTACGGATCTGCAATACATACGCTTTAACGGCACGGTGGTGGGCGGCTTGGTTGGCGTCGGCCTGCACGCGATCCTGTTATTGGGTCTGGTTTAA
- a CDS encoding PAS domain-containing methyl-accepting chemotaxis protein, which produces MRENQAITSHETQVPEKTYLISKTDLKGRIIYANPVFIEVSGYSHNELIGAPHNIVRHPHMPAVIFQDLWQTLKQRRSWSGLIKNRRKDGGFYWVKARVIPLIENGRVNGYASVRVRAQPKEIKEAEYLYHSIQQQGLRGFRLHEGQLQARGWRSALSTLLQPLNRSLRASLLRFGVLTGALVSLSVGLLLGSGASGTYLTTGLACLGVVSLATLAYGWIVTQRMMQPLHSATHIAQQIATGNLLIDLNPQHTRSQEIAQLYFYMDMMRKSLLSLATDVHQGIQASLDVSTQIADGNRQLSNRTAAQSGSLQRTAANMEQLTMNVQQTADNARLANQLADQSLSNARRGGEVVQDMVSTMQDIHNSSERIGDIVSIIEGLAFQTNILALNAAVESARAGEAGKGFAVVAGEVRSLAQKSAQAAGEIKTLVEDSLARMATGAHHAKRAGTTMDEIMQSVSDVTHLISEISTASNEQASGLAQINDAVSTMDNDTNDNADLARSLGETVHELSRQAQELKLSIQLLNTGVASRSTYVPDPNATQEPVPLLKVA; this is translated from the coding sequence ATGCGTGAAAATCAAGCCATTACGTCTCATGAAACACAGGTACCCGAAAAAACCTATTTAATCTCCAAAACAGACCTGAAGGGGCGCATCATTTACGCCAATCCGGTCTTTATCGAGGTTAGCGGCTACAGCCACAATGAGTTGATCGGGGCTCCCCACAATATCGTGCGCCACCCCCATATGCCCGCCGTGATTTTTCAGGATTTATGGCAGACCCTCAAGCAACGACGATCCTGGTCGGGACTGATCAAGAACCGCCGCAAAGACGGCGGCTTTTACTGGGTGAAGGCCCGCGTCATTCCTTTAATCGAAAACGGCCGCGTCAATGGCTATGCCTCGGTACGAGTACGCGCCCAGCCCAAAGAAATCAAAGAAGCAGAATATCTGTACCACTCCATCCAGCAACAAGGGCTGCGCGGCTTTCGTCTGCATGAAGGCCAGTTGCAAGCCAGAGGCTGGCGCTCTGCCCTGAGCACCCTGTTGCAGCCCTTGAACCGCAGCCTGCGCGCCAGCTTGCTGCGCTTCGGGGTTCTAACAGGCGCCTTGGTCAGCCTAAGCGTTGGCCTGCTCCTGGGCAGTGGTGCCTCGGGCACCTATCTGACAACCGGGCTAGCCTGCCTGGGGGTGGTCAGTCTGGCCACGCTGGCCTATGGCTGGATTGTGACCCAGCGCATGATGCAGCCCCTGCACAGTGCCACCCATATCGCCCAGCAAATTGCGACTGGCAATTTGCTGATCGACCTGAACCCGCAACACACCCGCAGCCAGGAAATTGCGCAACTGTACTTTTACATGGATATGATGCGCAAAAGCCTGCTGAGTCTGGCCACCGACGTGCATCAAGGCATTCAGGCCTCGTTGGATGTCTCCACGCAAATTGCAGACGGCAACCGCCAGTTATCCAACCGTACCGCCGCCCAATCCGGCTCCTTGCAACGCACAGCTGCAAACATGGAGCAACTGACCATGAATGTGCAGCAAACCGCAGACAATGCCCGACTGGCCAATCAGTTGGCCGACCAAAGCCTGTCCAACGCGCGCCGTGGAGGTGAAGTGGTCCAGGATATGGTCAGCACCATGCAGGACATCCACAATAGCTCCGAACGTATTGGCGATATTGTGTCAATTATTGAAGGGCTGGCGTTTCAGACCAATATTCTGGCGCTGAATGCCGCCGTGGAATCGGCTCGGGCCGGTGAGGCCGGCAAGGGTTTTGCGGTGGTGGCTGGTGAAGTACGCAGCCTGGCGCAAAAAAGCGCACAGGCCGCTGGGGAAATTAAAACCCTGGTGGAAGATTCCTTGGCCCGCATGGCAACTGGTGCTCATCATGCAAAACGCGCCGGCACCACCATGGATGAGATCATGCAATCGGTCTCGGATGTCACGCATCTGATCAGCGAGATCTCCACGGCTTCTAATGAACAAGCCAGCGGCTTGGCACAGATTAACGATGCTGTCTCTACCATGGACAATGACACCAACGACAATGCCGATCTGGCCCGCAGCCTGGGAGAGACCGTCCACGAGCTAAGTCGCCAGGCACAAGAGCTGAAACTGTCCATTCAACTGCTGAATACGGGTGTGGCTAGCCGCTCCACGTATGTCCCTGATCCGAATGCCACCCAGGAGCCTGTGCCCTTGCTGAAAGTGGCCTGA
- a CDS encoding PAS domain-containing methyl-accepting chemotaxis protein, translated as MRKNFPITQDEVRVRADQYLISKTDLKGRITYANAAFIAISGFTREELVGKAHNLVRHPDMPPEAFQDFWDTLQSKRPWMGVVKNRRKDGGFYWVYAMAVPIYENGTVAGYASVRVKPSQEQIDEAESLYAAINEGRAKGVRLHEGRAVPTGWRKALSQLRRPFSNSLRASLFRMGTLALATTGTALYFALTGGVPQGSGLWLTGGLCLASAVMMGYGWLIAQRVIRPLDQASLIAQQIATGNLQLDIDLNSSESNSEIGQLYFCLDLMRKSLVGIASDARAGIDASIHAARILEVNNTNLASRTEDQAASLQETAASMEELTVTVRQNADNANQASQLADASMQIAQRGGEVVNEVVQTMQGIHDSSRRIGDIVTVIEGIAFQTNILALNAAVESARAGEAGRGFAVVAGEVRSLAQKSSQAAGEIKNLIDASVNRMAVGAEQAARAGDTMGEVVDSVKRVTDIIGEISTASIEQASGLDQINEAMAKMDGVTQQNAALVQDLGNTMSDLATEASELADAIKALNTGSAETAQNAPALTQLSKAPTMQVLSYQNTPPFQAQSAKTANARLEAIRR; from the coding sequence ATGCGTAAGAATTTCCCCATTACCCAGGACGAGGTTCGCGTCCGGGCCGATCAGTACCTCATTTCAAAGACCGATCTGAAAGGTCGGATTACCTACGCGAACGCGGCCTTTATTGCAATCAGCGGCTTTACCCGTGAGGAGCTGGTTGGCAAGGCTCATAATCTGGTCCGTCACCCCGACATGCCGCCCGAGGCCTTCCAGGATTTCTGGGATACCTTGCAAAGCAAACGCCCCTGGATGGGCGTGGTCAAAAACCGTCGCAAAGACGGTGGCTTTTACTGGGTGTACGCCATGGCGGTGCCCATTTATGAAAATGGCACAGTGGCCGGTTATGCATCCGTGCGCGTCAAACCCAGCCAGGAACAGATCGACGAGGCAGAAAGCCTGTATGCCGCCATCAATGAAGGACGCGCCAAGGGCGTGCGCTTGCATGAAGGCCGTGCCGTTCCCACAGGCTGGCGCAAAGCCCTGAGCCAACTACGCCGCCCTTTCAGCAATTCCCTGCGTGCCAGCCTGTTCCGCATGGGCACCTTGGCGCTGGCGACCACCGGCACGGCCCTATACTTCGCCCTGACCGGTGGAGTTCCCCAAGGTTCGGGCTTGTGGCTGACGGGCGGCTTGTGTCTGGCCAGTGCCGTGATGATGGGCTACGGCTGGCTGATTGCCCAACGCGTGATCCGCCCCCTGGACCAAGCCTCTCTGATTGCTCAACAAATTGCGACCGGCAACCTGCAACTGGACATTGACCTGAACTCCAGCGAAAGCAATTCGGAAATTGGTCAGCTTTACTTCTGTCTGGATTTGATGCGCAAGAGCCTGGTGGGGATTGCCAGCGACGCCCGCGCCGGCATTGACGCCTCTATCCATGCTGCGCGCATTTTGGAAGTGAACAATACCAATCTGGCCTCGCGCACTGAGGACCAGGCCGCGTCCTTGCAAGAAACTGCTGCCAGCATGGAAGAGCTGACGGTGACCGTACGCCAGAACGCCGACAACGCCAATCAAGCCAGCCAACTGGCCGATGCCAGTATGCAGATTGCCCAACGGGGTGGCGAAGTGGTCAATGAAGTGGTGCAGACCATGCAAGGCATTCACGACAGCTCGCGCCGTATTGGCGATATCGTCACCGTGATTGAAGGCATTGCCTTCCAGACCAATATCCTGGCGCTGAATGCGGCCGTGGAATCAGCCCGTGCTGGTGAAGCAGGCCGTGGTTTTGCTGTGGTGGCCGGTGAAGTGCGTAGTCTGGCCCAGAAAAGCTCGCAAGCCGCAGGCGAGATCAAAAACCTGATTGATGCTTCGGTGAACCGCATGGCTGTAGGTGCCGAGCAAGCCGCCCGCGCGGGCGACACCATGGGTGAGGTCGTCGATTCGGTTAAACGCGTCACCGACATTATTGGCGAGATTTCCACCGCCTCGATCGAACAAGCCAGCGGTTTGGATCAGATCAACGAAGCCATGGCCAAGATGGATGGAGTCACCCAGCAAAATGCAGCCTTGGTGCAGGATCTGGGCAACACCATGAGCGATCTGGCCACGGAAGCGTCCGAACTGGCTGACGCGATCAAGGCCTTGAATACCGGTTCAGCCGAAACCGCCCAAAATGCCCCCGCGTTGACCCAACTGAGCAAGGCGCCCACCATGCAGGTGCTGTCTTACCAGAACACGCCCCCCTTTCAGGCTCAAAGTGCCAAAACAGCGAACGCCCGCCTGGAAGCGATTCGCCGCTAA
- a CDS encoding NUDIX hydrolase translates to MQEPVVSAELVAVLVAVSDGEPRVLTTDAGQALPAGPFQHTHRSLQTGLRDWVETQTHHPVGYVEQLYTFADRDRFDAQGMRIVSVSYVGLTREVGQPDVAQVIWQDCYRYFPWEDWRDGAPSIIQSTIVPALLNWCEQDESLRALRRQRVNYSFGLEGAIWNEDFVLQRYELLYEAGLLPESCRRRQREQQELGKHDELGLGMRHDHRRILATGLARLRAKIKYRPVVFELMPPEFTLLQLQQAVEALAGRGLHKQNFRRLIEQQALVEETGAMSLGGSGRPAKLFRFRGDVLFERAISGSKLPLAKQAR, encoded by the coding sequence ATGCAGGAACCTGTAGTCAGTGCGGAACTGGTGGCTGTTTTGGTGGCTGTCAGTGACGGTGAGCCTCGTGTTTTGACCACGGATGCCGGACAGGCCTTGCCCGCCGGACCGTTTCAGCACACGCACCGTTCTTTGCAAACGGGGCTGCGCGATTGGGTGGAAACCCAGACTCATCACCCGGTAGGGTATGTGGAGCAGCTATATACCTTTGCAGATAGGGATCGTTTTGATGCGCAGGGCATGCGTATTGTGTCGGTCAGCTATGTCGGGCTGACACGTGAAGTGGGTCAACCGGATGTGGCCCAGGTGATCTGGCAGGATTGTTACCGCTATTTCCCGTGGGAAGACTGGCGCGACGGCGCGCCCAGCATTATTCAGAGCACCATCGTGCCTGCGCTGCTGAACTGGTGCGAACAGGATGAATCCTTGCGCGCCTTGCGTCGTCAGCGAGTCAATTACAGCTTTGGCCTGGAAGGGGCAATCTGGAACGAGGACTTTGTCTTGCAGCGCTACGAGCTGCTGTATGAGGCGGGCTTGTTGCCCGAGTCCTGTCGCCGTCGCCAGCGTGAACAGCAAGAGCTGGGCAAGCATGATGAGCTGGGTCTGGGCATGCGCCACGATCACCGCCGTATTCTGGCCACTGGCTTGGCGCGTCTGCGTGCCAAAATCAAATACCGTCCCGTGGTGTTTGAGCTGATGCCACCAGAATTCACCTTGTTGCAATTGCAGCAGGCTGTGGAAGCTTTGGCTGGGCGGGGACTGCATAAGCAAAATTTCCGCCGTTTGATCGAGCAGCAAGCTTTGGTGGAAGAAACTGGCGCCATGAGCCTGGGAGGGTCAGGCCGACCCGCCAAGCTGTTTCGCTTCCGTGGGGACGTTTTGTTTGAGCGCGCCATTTCGGGCAGTAAATTGCCGCTGGCCAAACAAGCCCGCTAA
- the nadC gene encoding carboxylating nicotinate-nucleotide diphosphorylase yields the protein MSITNAPEPAAQAAQTRAHRIPALPDVILEPLVRATLQEDLGRAGDLTTDSIVPAATRTQMRLLAREEGVLAGLDLARLAFTLLDPTLRFEAQLQDGDALTPGAQIAVISGSARSMLTAERCALNFLGHLSGVASATASIARAIAPYGTKVTCTRKTMPGLRAVQKYAVRVGGGSNHRFGLDDAVLIKDNHIAVAGGVKAAVEAARAYIGHLVCIEVEVDTLEQLDEVLELGVDSILLDNMDTATLTEAVARVAGRAKTEASGRITPETAVEIARCGVDRIAVGWITHSARVLDIGLDA from the coding sequence ATGAGCATAACAAATGCCCCCGAGCCGGCAGCGCAAGCTGCACAGACACGAGCTCACCGTATTCCTGCCTTGCCCGACGTTATTCTTGAGCCTTTGGTGCGCGCCACCTTGCAAGAAGACTTGGGCCGCGCCGGTGATTTGACGACGGATTCCATCGTTCCTGCAGCAACACGCACACAAATGCGTTTGCTTGCCCGAGAGGAAGGCGTATTGGCGGGTCTGGATTTGGCGCGTTTGGCGTTTACCTTGTTGGACCCTACGCTGCGCTTTGAAGCCCAATTGCAAGATGGGGATGCCTTGACGCCAGGTGCACAGATTGCGGTCATCAGCGGCTCGGCCCGTTCCATGTTGACGGCAGAGCGTTGCGCCTTGAACTTTCTGGGGCATCTAAGTGGCGTGGCATCGGCAACGGCCTCCATCGCCCGCGCGATTGCGCCTTATGGCACCAAAGTCACCTGCACCCGCAAAACCATGCCAGGCCTGCGTGCCGTGCAGAAATACGCGGTGCGGGTCGGTGGTGGTAGCAACCATCGCTTTGGTCTGGATGACGCGGTACTAATTAAAGATAACCACATCGCTGTGGCCGGAGGCGTCAAAGCCGCCGTGGAAGCGGCCCGTGCCTACATTGGTCATCTGGTTTGCATCGAGGTGGAAGTTGACACCCTGGAGCAACTGGACGAGGTGCTGGAACTGGGGGTGGACAGCATTCTGCTGGACAATATGGACACCGCAACCTTGACCGAGGCCGTGGCCCGTGTGGCAGGCCGTGCCAAAACCGAAGCCTCTGGCCGTATCACCCCAGAAACAGCCGTAGAAATTGCCCGTTGCGGTGTAGACCGAATTGCCGTGGGCTGGATTACGCACAGTGCCCGTGTACTGGATATTGGTCTGGATGCTTGA
- a CDS encoding tripartite tricarboxylate transporter substrate binding protein: protein MAGFQVGKRAAVAALLAIVALGMSHQAAQAKEMTAGQVEKYPVRPITVIVTFPPGGGTDLLARKLGPELEKKLGQPVIIDNRPGASGNIGARAVAYARADGYTLLMANSSFAINPGVFRNLGFKPKEDFAPIANIGFVPSVIVTGHDSTIQTLEQVLEQKSEPSLAYASCGNGTPQHLAGEMLYDLWSTTLLHIPYRGCGPALNDVVAGQVPIGIVTLSSAATLIESGHLRALAVTSAQRSPVLPHVPTVAEISETDFELDQWHGLLAPSHTPEHIIKTLNRVVQHIVADPAMQSQLLGLGYTPQEGNQSAQASGFKAMIWNDIDRFGDLAYRIGLQVD from the coding sequence ATGGCGGGTTTTCAGGTGGGTAAGCGGGCGGCGGTCGCCGCCTTGCTGGCAATCGTGGCGTTGGGCATGAGTCATCAGGCGGCGCAGGCCAAGGAGATGACTGCCGGGCAGGTGGAGAAGTATCCCGTCAGGCCTATTACCGTGATTGTCACCTTTCCGCCTGGGGGCGGGACGGATTTGCTGGCCCGCAAGTTGGGGCCCGAGCTGGAAAAAAAACTGGGTCAACCCGTCATTATCGACAACCGCCCCGGTGCCAGCGGCAATATTGGCGCACGAGCAGTAGCCTACGCCCGTGCCGATGGCTATACCTTGTTGATGGCCAATAGCTCTTTTGCCATCAATCCCGGTGTTTTTCGTAATCTGGGCTTCAAGCCCAAAGAAGACTTTGCGCCGATCGCCAATATCGGTTTTGTACCTTCCGTGATTGTCACCGGGCATGACTCGACTATTCAGACTCTGGAACAGGTGCTGGAGCAGAAGTCCGAACCGTCGTTGGCGTATGCCTCCTGCGGTAATGGCACTCCCCAGCATCTGGCCGGGGAAATGCTTTACGACTTGTGGAGCACGACCTTGTTGCACATCCCGTATCGTGGCTGCGGGCCGGCATTAAATGACGTGGTTGCCGGGCAAGTGCCTATCGGGATCGTGACCTTGTCCAGTGCGGCCACCTTGATCGAGTCTGGACACTTGCGTGCCTTGGCCGTCACTTCAGCCCAGCGCAGTCCGGTTTTACCCCATGTGCCTACCGTGGCTGAAATCAGTGAAACTGATTTCGAGCTGGACCAATGGCACGGTTTGTTGGCGCCGTCTCATACGCCTGAACACATCATCAAAACGTTGAATCGTGTCGTGCAACACATTGTGGCGGACCCAGCCATGCAATCGCAACTGCTGGGACTGGGCTATACGCCGCAAGAAGGCAATCAATCAGCGCAAGCCAGTGGCTTCAAGGCCATGATCTGGAATGATATCGACCGTTTTGGGGACTTGGCGTACAGGATTGGTTTGCAGGTGGATTAG